The Triticum aestivum cultivar Chinese Spring chromosome 7B, IWGSC CS RefSeq v2.1, whole genome shotgun sequence genome window below encodes:
- the LOC123157150 gene encoding E3 ubiquitin-protein ligase SINAT5 — protein sequence MDMIDSIECVSSSDGMEDDDAMSSNLPRPFLKASAAAIAAASIGVVPGGGGGASGAGAAGGIAGPLIPPATSVHELLECPVCTNSMYPPIHQCQNGHTLCSTCKARVHNRCPTCRQELGDIRCLALEKVAESLELPCKYYSLGCPEIFPYYSKLKHESQCNFRPYSCPYAGSECSVVGDIPFLVSHLRDDHKVDMHSGCTFNHRYVKSNPREVENATWMLTVFHCFGQYFCLHFEAFQLGMAPVYMAFLRFMGDENDARNYSYSLEVGANGRKMIWEGTPRSIRDSHRKVRDSHDGLIIQRNMALFFSGGERKELKLRVTGRIWKEQQNPDSGACIPNLFS from the exons aTGGACATGATCGACAGCATCGAGTGCGTGTCGTCGTCGGACGGCATGGAGGACGACGACGCCATGTCCTCCAACCTGCCCCGCCCCTTCCTCAAGGCCTCGGCGGCGGCCATCGCGGCGGCCAGCATCGGGGTGGTccctggcggcggcgggggcgcgtccGGCGCCGGCGCGGCCGGGGGGATCGCCGGCCCGCTGATCCCGCCGGCCACGAGCGTCCACGAGCTCCTCGAGTGCCCCGTCTGCACCAACTCCATGTACCCCCCGATCCACCAG TGCCAAAATGGTCATACCCTTTGTTCTACCTGCAAAGCTCGGGTGCACAACCGCTGCCCTACCTGTCGACAAGAGCTGGGCGACATCAGGTGTTTGGCATTGGAAAAGGTGGCTGAATCACTTGAGCTACCGTGCAAATACTACTCACTAGGTTGTCCAGAGATCTTCCCATACTATAGCAAGCTCAAGCATGAGTCGCAGTGCAATTTTAGGCCATACAGCTGCCCTTATGCGGGATCTGAATGCTCCGTTGTCGGGgacattcctttccttgtttcacaTCTGAGGGATGACCATAAGGTTGACATGCATTCTGGGTGCACATTCAACCATCGTTATGTCAAGTCAAACCCCAGAGAAGTTGAAAATGCAACTTGGATGCTAACT GTTTTCCATTGTTTCGGGCAGTATTTCTGCTTGCATTTTGAGGCCTTCCAGCTCGGAATGGCGCCAGTCTACATGGCATTCCTCCGCTTCATGGGCGACGAGAATGACGCAAGGAACTACAGCTATAGCCTTGAGGTGGGTGCCAATGGCAGGAAGATGATATGGGAGGGCACGCCCCGGAGCATCCGGGACAGTCACCGCAAAGTGCGTGACAGCCACGATGGCCTCATAATCCAGCGGAACATGGCACTCTTCTTCTCCGGCGGGGAGAGGAAAGAGCTGAAACTGCGGGTGACTGGCCGCATCTGGAAGGAGCAGCAGAACCCCGACTCGGGAGCCTGCATCCCTAATCTCTTCAGCTGA